In the Oryza glaberrima chromosome 6, OglaRS2, whole genome shotgun sequence genome, one interval contains:
- the LOC127776448 gene encoding WAT1-related protein At4g01440-like: MGWWLGGGLPVIAMLALNVVAAVLVSLVKVAMDGGLNPLVLVTLQQLTAAIFLGPIAYFKERKSRPKLTLEIFTYLFVSAALGAALRQYMIFVALRYTTATFVTAFSNIAPVLTFLLAILTRSESLNLRRKTGIAKLVGTLISVAGAMVLTFYKGVAVTHTTKIHHATAAAAVAAEAAMSSRNWTLGTVAILGNCVCLSCWFLLHSRLAKKYPHVYSCNAFMCMFSFLQVAVVGLSTQRNVSVWIVRTKFHILTILYAGVVGCGLSFVLLTWCIEKRGPVFVAAFIPVVQIIVSVIDFTVLHEQLFLGSVLGSVLVIGGLYLLLWGKRQEALHLPPKVAEHDKEQQQQQQQQQQQQQQQQVQL; the protein is encoded by the exons ATGGGGTGGTGGCTCGGAGGTGGCCTGCCGGTCATCGCCATGCTGGCTCTCAACGTCGTCGCGGCGGTGTTGGTGTCGCTCGTCAAGGTCGCCATGGACGGCGGCCTCAACCCTCTCGTCCTCGTCACTCTTCAGCAGCTCACGGCCGCCATCTTCCTCGGCCCAATTGCCTACTTCAAAGAGAG GAAGTCCAGGCCAAAGCTCACACTGGAGATCTTCACTTATCTCTTCGTCAGTGCTGCGCTCGG GGCAGCTCTAAGGCAGTACATGATCTTCGTTGCTTTGAGATACACCACGGCGACCTTCGTCACTGCCTTCTCCAATATCGCTCCTGTCCTCACATTCTTGCTTGCCATCCTAACACG GTCAGAATCACTGAACCTGAGGAGAAAGACAGGCATTGCAAAGCTTGTGGGCACGCTGATATCAGTAGCAGGAGCCATGGTGCTAACATTTTACAAGGGCGTGGCTGTCACCCACACAACCAAGATCCACcatgcaacagcagcagcagcagtagcagcagaagcagccaTGAGCAGCAGGAACTGGACGCTGGGCACGGTGGCCATCCTGGGCAACTGCGTGTGCCTCTCCTGCTGGTTCCTCCTCCACAGCAGGCTCGCCAAGAAGTACCCCCATGTCTACTCCTGCAATGCCTTCATGTGCATGTTCAGCTTCCTCCAGGTGGCCGTCGTCGGCCTCTCCACACAACGCAACGTCTCCGTCTGGATCGTCAGGACCAAGTTCCACATACTCACCATCCTCTACGCC GGTGTGGTGGGGTGTGGCCTTTCGTTTGTGCTACTGACATGGTGCATCGAGAAGCGCGGTCCAGTGTTCGTCGCAGCCTTCATTCCGGTGGTGCAGATCATTGTTTCAGTGATTGACTTCACTGTCCTCCATGAACAGCTCTTCCTTGGAAG CGTGCTGGGATCTGTACTTGTGATAGGTGGCCTTTATCTTCTGCTGTGGGGCAAGAGGCAGGAGGCCTTGCACCTCCCTCCAAAAGTTGCTGAACATGATAAagagcagcaacagcaacagcaacagcaacagcagcaacaacagcagcagcaagtgcAACTCTGA
- the LOC127776450 gene encoding ferredoxin--NADP reductase, leaf isozyme 1, chloroplastic has product MAAVTAAAVSTSAAAAVTKASPSPAHCFLPCPPRTRAAHQRGLLLRAQVSTTDAAAVAAAPAKKEKISKKQDEGVVTNKYRPKEPYVGKCLLNTKITADDAPGETWHMVFSTEGEIPYREGQSIGVIADGVDKNGKPHKLRLYSIASSALGDFGDSKTVSLCVKRLVYTNDQGEIVKGVCSNFLCDLKPGSDVKITGPVGKEMLMPKDPNANIIMLATGTGIAPFRSFLWKMFFEKYDDYKFNGLAWLFLGVPTSSSLLYKEEFDKMKAKAPENFRVDYAVSREQTNAQGEKMYIQTRMAEYKEELWELLKKDNTYVYMCGLKGMEKGIDDIMVSLAAKDGIDWADYKKQLKKGEQWNVEVY; this is encoded by the exons ATGGCCGCCGTCACGGCTGCGGccgtctccacctccgccgctgctgcagtCACCAAGGCATCGCCGTCCCCCGCCCACTGCTTCCTGCCATGCCCGCCAAGAACCAGAGCCGCCCACCAGCGCGGCCTGCTGCTGCGCGCGCAGGTGtccaccaccgacgccgccgccgtcgccgccgcgccggccaagAAGGAGAAGATATCCAAGAAGCAGGACGAGGGCGTCGTCACCAACAAGTACAGGCCCAAGGAGCCCTACGTCGGCAAGTGCCTCCTCAACACCAAGatcaccgccgacgacgcgcCCGGCGAGACATGGCACATGGTCTTCAGCACCGAGG GTGAGATCCCCTACAGAGAGGGGCAGTCCATCGGCGTCATCGCCGACGGCGTCGACAAGAACGGCAAGCCGCACAAGCTCAGGCTCTACTCCATCGCCAGCAGCGCTCTCGGCGACTTCGGCGACTCCAAGACC GTTTCACTCTGCGTCAAGAGGCTCGTTTACACCAACGACCAGGGAGAGATTGTCAAAGGAGTCTGCTCCAACTTCCTCT GTGACTTGAAGCCTGGTTCTGATGTCAAGATAACCGGACCAGTAGGCAAAGAAATGCTCATGCCCAAAGATCCCAATGCTAATATTATAATG CTTGCGACCGGTACTGGTATTGCCCCGTTCCGCTCATTCTTGTGGAAAATGTTTTTTGAGAAGTATGATGACTACAAG TTCAATGGTCTGGCTTGGCTCTTCTTGGGAGTCCCAACTAGCAGTTCTTTACTCTACAAGGAG GAGTTTGACAAAATGAAGGCGAAAGCGCCAGAGAACTTCCGGGTCGATTATGCTGTGAGCAGGGAGCAGACCAATGCTCAAGGAGAGAAGATGTACATTCAGACCAGGATGGCAGAGTACAAGGAAGAGCTGTGGGAGCTCCTGAAGAAGGACAACACCTATGTGTACATGTGTGGACTGAAAGGCATGGAGAAGGGTATTGATGACATTATGGTGTCATTGGCTGCAAAAGATG GAATCGACTGGGCTGATTACAAGAAGCAACTGAAGAAGGGCGAGCAATGGAACGTGGAAGTCTACTAA
- the LOC127776222 gene encoding uncharacterized protein LOC127776222, translating to MEFEEDSASFHGGEGVTCILHRPKKMLLELEQAPLGHDVKPLSLGHDVTSLFSLCRDFRRCRVVIPNPIYGGDAGLLHVHNNKRTLAIREQVSLSPGREPGVKNRTSVCKRRPRTFISLRLLLRSSGLHIHHIVSDYKDRNEEEYEGMNISLLEEASVQKADAKPVYCTKFLSDWVCGLRNFKWKVVAGIHQALVPNEHSWEEVMGSPIIQYAGGCSLSACSVCIEAQHRLAFERIHGRGSFAWRVESPPAKLRKECLKRNAWSQESGGKSDRVLDVIIDIGGLPTTDSMALLQIERYRRFVGPYRTTIQMLFSMEECLTPREAAKLLCSNGPVIGVLWATPKGYSGCDADKDARRMYRGCPAFLVDNQTASLHAVVCYAYRFSATPFGRELHIEVLDSHNARGPPRWVLFEAFLRFFLPVVRPLSPLAS from the exons ATGGAATTCGAGGAGGATTCGGCCTCCTTccatggcggcgagggcgtCACCTGCATTCTTCACCGCCCCAAGAAGATGCTGCTGGAGCTCGAGCAGGCGCCCCTGGGCCACGACGTCA AACCCCTCTCACTGGGCCACGACGTCACCAGCCTCTTCTCCTTGTGCCGCGACTTCCGTCGGTGCAGGGTTGTGATTCCGAACCCCATCTACGGCGGTGACGCCGGCCTTCTACATGTGCACAACAACAAGAGGACGCTGGCCATCCGCGAGCAGGTGTCACTGTCGCCTGGCCGCGAACCCGGCGTCAAGAACAGGACATCCGTGTGCAAGCGGCGTCCTCGG ACGTTCATCTCCCTTCGTCTGCTTCTCAGAAGCAGTGGGCTCCATATACATCACATTGTATCAG ATTACAAGGATAGGAATGAAGAGGAATATGAGGGAATGAACATATCACTCTTGGAGGAGGCCTCAGTGCAGAAGGCTGATGCAAAACCTGTGTACTGCACAAAGTTTCTATCTGACTGGGTTTGCGGCTTAAGAAATTTTAAGTGGAAAGTAGTGGCAGGGATTCACCAAGCATTAGTACCGAATGAACACAGTTGGGAAGAAGTAATGGGCTCACCAATTATTCAATACGCAG GAGGCTGCTCGCTCTCGGCGTGCAGTGTATGTATCGAGGCGCAGCACCGGCTTGCGTTTGAGAGAATCCATGGGAGAGGATCCTTTGCATGGAGGGTAGAATCACCCCCTGCAAAACTCAGAAAAGAATGCCTTAAGAGGAATGCCTGGTCACAGGAAAGTGGTGGGAAATCTGACAGGGTGCTGGATGTAATCATTGACATCGGAGGGCTACCAACGACTGACAGTATGGCTCTACTACAGATAGAGAGATACCGTAGATTTGTTGGACCCTACAGGACTACAATTCAAATGCTTTTCTCCATGGAGGAGTGTTTGACCCCAAGGGAAGCAGCGAAGCTTCTATGTTCGAATGGCCCTGTCATTGGGGTCCTCTGGGCTACCCCAAAGGGATACTCCGGTTGCGATGCTGACAAGGATGCCAGGAGGATGTACAGAGGCTGCCCAGCGTTCTTGGTTGACAACCAAACGGCCTCTCTGCATGCCGTTGTATGCTATGCATACCGGTTTTCGGCAACCCCTTTTGGCCGGGAATTGCACATTGAAGTTCTCGACAGTCACAATGCTAGAGGTCCTCCAAGATGGGTTCTATTTGAAGCGTTCCTTAGGTTCTTTCTGCCGGTCGTCCGGCCTCTGTCCCCTCTTGCCAGTTAG
- the LOC127776456 gene encoding B3 domain-containing protein Os06g0107800, which translates to MATIVAWESRSLQLQGGGGGHGGGGGERREYMFEKVVTPSDVGKLNRLVVPKHYAEKYFPLGPAARTSPAGTVLCFEDARGGGGGGDSTWRFRYSYWSSSQSYVITKGWSRYVRDKRLAAGDTVSFCRAGARLFIDCRKRAASVSSSSLVPPALIKVQLPPSRPVVDEEEAACGRRCLRLFGVDLQLRADASPALDLQL; encoded by the coding sequence ATGGCCACCATTGTTGCATGGGAGAGTAGAAGCCTGCAGctgcaaggaggaggaggtggccatggcggtggcggcggcgagcggcgggagtACATGTTCGAGAAGGTGGTGACGCCGAGCGACGTGGGGAAGCTGAACAGGCTGGTGGTGCCGAAGCACTACGCCGAGAAGTACTTCCCGCtggggccggcggcgaggaccaGCCCGGCGGGCACCGTGCTGTGCTTCGAGgacgcgcggggcggcggcggcggcggcgacagcacgTGGCGCTTCCGCTACTCCTACTGGAGCAGCAGCCAGAGCTACGTCATCACCAAGGGATGGAGCCGCTACGTCCGCGAcaagcgcctcgccgccggcgacaccgTCTCCTTCTGCCGCGCCGGTGCCCGCCTCTTCATCGACTGCCGGAAGCGCGCCGCCTCCGTGTCGTCCTCGTCGCTGGTGCCACCGGCCTTGATCAAGGtgcagctgccgccgtcgcggcctgtcgtcgacgaggaggaggctgcgTGTGGCCGGCGGTGCCTCCGGCTGTTCGGCGTGGACCTCCAGCTCCGCGCCGATGCCTCGCCGGCGCTGGATTTGCAGCTTTGA